From Gemmatimonas sp., a single genomic window includes:
- the purH gene encoding bifunctional phosphoribosylaminoimidazolecarboxamide formyltransferase/IMP cyclohydrolase, which translates to MRALLSVSDKSGLVPFATGLAQQGYELVSTGGTAKVLREAGLAVKDVSEITGFPEMLDGRVKTLHPVIHGGLLARRDMAEHMEAIKAHNIGTIDLVVVNLYPFRETAAKPNVHAEEVIENIDIGGPSMLRSAAKNFASVWVIVDPTDYAHVLEIVQSGGDDLAFRTLLAEKVYAHTSGYDSAIAQWFAQQRGEPFPDRYPIAFEKQQALRYGENPQQRAAFYVEKPGAGLGALVQKGGKELSFNNLLDLEGALLAIEPFADQPACAIIKHTTPCGVATGIDALSAYKKALACDPVSAFGSVIAFTVPVDVAAAEAISSLFVECIVAPSFSDEAVEILGRKKNLRVLEGRATWAKGGMDYKRVRGGLLVQDRAPAPMEPAQWNVVTKRQPTTDEMVDLHFAWKSVASVKSNAIVLVHDGATIGIGAGQMSRVDASFLAVHKATSVGHVTEGAALGSDAFFPFRDGIDQAAAAGVKAIVQPGGSVRDAEVIAAADEHGIAMVFTGERLFRH; encoded by the coding sequence ATGCGCGCGTTGCTTTCCGTTTCCGACAAGTCCGGTCTTGTGCCATTCGCCACCGGCCTCGCTCAGCAGGGATACGAGCTGGTCTCCACGGGCGGAACGGCCAAGGTCCTGCGGGAAGCCGGTCTTGCCGTGAAGGACGTCAGTGAGATCACCGGATTTCCGGAGATGCTCGACGGACGCGTGAAAACGCTGCACCCGGTGATTCACGGTGGACTGCTGGCGCGACGCGACATGGCCGAGCACATGGAGGCGATCAAGGCGCACAATATCGGCACCATCGATCTCGTGGTCGTGAACCTGTATCCATTCCGCGAGACGGCCGCCAAGCCGAACGTGCATGCGGAAGAAGTCATCGAGAATATCGACATCGGCGGCCCGTCGATGTTGCGGTCGGCGGCGAAGAACTTCGCGTCGGTGTGGGTGATCGTCGATCCCACCGACTACGCGCATGTGCTCGAGATCGTGCAGTCGGGTGGCGACGACCTTGCGTTCCGCACCCTGCTCGCTGAGAAGGTGTACGCGCACACGAGCGGCTACGATTCGGCGATTGCGCAGTGGTTTGCGCAGCAGCGCGGCGAGCCGTTCCCCGATCGCTATCCCATTGCCTTCGAGAAACAGCAGGCACTGCGCTACGGCGAGAACCCGCAGCAGCGCGCTGCGTTCTATGTGGAGAAGCCGGGCGCCGGCCTTGGCGCCTTGGTGCAGAAGGGCGGCAAGGAGCTCTCGTTCAACAACCTGCTCGACCTCGAGGGCGCGCTGCTCGCGATCGAGCCGTTCGCCGATCAGCCGGCGTGCGCGATCATCAAGCACACCACGCCGTGCGGCGTCGCCACCGGCATCGACGCGCTTTCGGCGTACAAGAAGGCGCTGGCCTGTGATCCCGTGTCGGCATTCGGCAGCGTGATCGCGTTTACCGTGCCGGTCGATGTGGCGGCGGCGGAGGCGATCTCCAGCCTGTTCGTGGAGTGCATCGTGGCGCCGTCGTTCTCCGATGAAGCGGTCGAGATTCTTGGCCGCAAGAAGAACCTGCGTGTGCTGGAAGGTCGCGCGACGTGGGCCAAGGGCGGCATGGACTACAAGCGCGTGCGAGGTGGCCTGTTGGTGCAGGATCGCGCCCCGGCGCCGATGGAGCCGGCCCAGTGGAACGTGGTGACCAAGCGGCAGCCCACGACCGACGAGATGGTGGACCTCCACTTCGCGTGGAAGTCGGTGGCGAGCGTCAAGTCGAATGCCATCGTGCTCGTGCACGACGGCGCCACGATCGGCATCGGAGCCGGTCAGATGTCGCGTGTGGATGCCAGCTTTCTGGCCGTGCACAAAGCGACGAGTGTGGGCCATGTCACCGAGGGGGCGGCGCTCGGCTCCGACGCCTTCTTCCCGTTTCGCGACGGGATCGATCAAGCAGCTGCGGCTGGTGTAAAGGCTATCGTGCAGCCCGGTGGGTCGGTGCGCGACGCCGAAGTCATCGCGGCGGCCGATGAGCATGGTATCGCGATGGTGTTCACCGGCGAGCGCCTGTTCCGCCACTAA
- a CDS encoding SGNH/GDSL hydrolase family protein, which yields MITFSRATRAALVSATGLLLLSACSDNTPTSPADRARFSSAVVFGASLDDTGNACSVSPASCPPTPYFNGRASNGPLWVELVAANYGTTVTPSRNGGTNYSYLGARTGGIPGTTQGVPNMTQQVEAYLSASGAVARANTLFVLNAATVGNDINDALTQSFTNPQAPTTIIGSAVANTVAMINRLYAAGGRHILLVNSTDIGRTPLVRAQGLAAAAGATQLSMQFNAAIATQLTTLRTTLPSLNLDLLDLGALTATVLASSTSFGFTNVTLPCVSSAPPSLCTTPDSFFYWDGFHPTASAGRLVALRAIAVLDSAAAAR from the coding sequence ATGATCACGTTCTCCCGTGCCACCCGTGCCGCGCTGGTTTCGGCCACCGGCCTGCTCCTACTTTCCGCCTGCTCTGATAACACGCCCACGAGCCCTGCGGACCGAGCGCGCTTTTCGTCGGCCGTGGTGTTCGGCGCCAGTCTCGACGACACGGGGAACGCGTGCAGTGTCAGTCCCGCCAGCTGCCCGCCAACCCCATACTTCAACGGTCGCGCCTCGAACGGCCCGTTGTGGGTGGAGCTGGTCGCGGCGAATTACGGCACGACGGTTACGCCGTCGCGCAACGGCGGAACGAATTATTCGTATCTCGGCGCGCGCACCGGTGGCATTCCCGGTACCACGCAGGGCGTGCCCAACATGACTCAGCAGGTGGAGGCGTATCTGTCGGCCAGTGGCGCGGTGGCGCGCGCCAACACGCTGTTCGTGCTGAACGCCGCTACGGTCGGCAACGACATCAACGACGCGCTGACGCAGTCCTTCACGAATCCACAGGCGCCCACGACGATCATCGGCAGTGCCGTGGCCAATACGGTCGCCATGATCAACCGCCTCTATGCGGCCGGCGGACGACACATTCTGCTCGTGAACAGCACCGACATCGGCCGAACGCCACTGGTGCGCGCGCAGGGTCTCGCCGCAGCCGCTGGTGCGACACAGCTCTCGATGCAGTTCAACGCGGCCATCGCCACGCAGCTGACGACGCTTCGCACCACGTTGCCGTCGTTGAACCTAGACCTGCTCGACCTGGGCGCACTGACCGCCACCGTTTTGGCCTCCTCGACGTCCTTTGGGTTCACCAACGTTACGCTGCCGTGCGTGAGCTCGGCTCCGCCGTCGCTCTGCACGACGCCCGACAGCTTTTTTTACTGGGACGGGTTCCATCCGACTGCCTCCGCGGGTCGCTTGGTCGCGCTTCGCGCCATCGCGGTGCTGGATTCCGCAGCAGCCGCGCGTTGA
- a CDS encoding HAD-IIIA family hydrolase, which produces MTASPAEHAPVPALFIDRDGTLIADAHYLADASRVQLIPGAAAAVATANAAQVPVVVVTNQSGIARGLITTFQYEAVRDRTNALLSADGAAVLATYHCPHWGRPKEPCECRKPGLGMYRDAAAAYALDLAHSAYIGDRWRDVQPALATGGIGILVPGIETPSADVEEARSALSARIFMADTILEAVSIALAMIGARTPLQPPSGAQ; this is translated from the coding sequence GTGACCGCGTCGCCCGCTGAACACGCACCGGTTCCCGCGCTGTTCATCGACCGCGACGGGACACTGATCGCCGATGCGCACTACCTCGCCGATGCCAGTCGCGTGCAGCTGATTCCTGGTGCGGCCGCGGCCGTCGCCACAGCGAATGCGGCACAGGTGCCGGTGGTCGTCGTCACGAACCAGTCGGGCATCGCTCGCGGACTGATCACGACGTTCCAGTACGAAGCGGTGCGTGATCGCACCAACGCGCTGCTGAGCGCCGATGGCGCGGCGGTACTGGCCACCTACCACTGTCCGCACTGGGGACGTCCCAAGGAGCCGTGCGAGTGCCGCAAGCCGGGCCTCGGCATGTATCGCGATGCGGCCGCAGCCTATGCGCTCGACCTGGCGCACAGCGCGTATATCGGCGATCGGTGGCGCGATGTGCAGCCCGCGCTGGCCACCGGCGGCATCGGTATTCTGGTGCCCGGCATCGAGACGCCCTCGGCCGACGTGGAAGAAGCCCGCTCGGCGCTCTCGGCCCGCATCTTCATGGCGGACACCATTCTGGAGGCGGTGTCGATTGCGTTGGCGATGATCGGCGCCCGAACGCCCCTGCAGCCACCGTCGGGAGCGCAGTAG
- the purN gene encoding phosphoribosylglycinamide formyltransferase, translated as MTSRARISVLASGGGSNLQALIDHFTGPDASAGAITFVASDRAEAGALDRARTAGIATGVLDAPNDGDAILSLLDTAKTDVLVLAGYLKLVPEDVVRAFRGRILNVHPALLPAFGGPGMYGMRIHQAVLDHGAALTGVTVHFVDEHFDRGPIIAQWPVPVLPGDDATLLAARVLRTEHRLLSLCVAAVASGAIVLGDDGHVHGHLDNPVSVHAPEWRFALAEDAAGPSPDFASDVARLFPR; from the coding sequence ATGACGTCACGAGCGCGTATCTCGGTGCTGGCCTCGGGTGGCGGGTCCAACCTCCAGGCACTGATCGACCACTTTACCGGTCCAGACGCCAGCGCCGGTGCGATCACCTTTGTTGCGTCCGATCGAGCGGAGGCGGGCGCGCTCGATCGCGCGCGCACCGCGGGAATCGCCACCGGCGTGCTCGACGCGCCGAACGACGGCGATGCCATTCTCTCGCTGCTCGATACGGCCAAAACCGATGTGTTGGTGCTGGCCGGCTACCTCAAACTGGTGCCCGAGGACGTCGTGCGCGCCTTCCGCGGACGCATCCTCAATGTGCATCCCGCGTTGCTGCCGGCCTTCGGTGGCCCCGGCATGTACGGCATGCGTATTCATCAGGCCGTGCTCGATCACGGGGCCGCGCTCACCGGCGTGACTGTGCACTTCGTCGACGAGCACTTTGATCGCGGACCGATCATCGCGCAGTGGCCGGTGCCGGTCCTGCCGGGCGACGACGCGACCTTGCTGGCGGCGCGCGTGCTGCGCACCGAGCATCGCCTGTTGTCGCTGTGCGTGGCCGCCGTGGCATCGGGCGCGATCGTTCTCGGCGATGACGGTCACGTGCACGGACATCTCGACAACCCCGTGTCGGTGCATGCCCCCGAATGGCGCTTTGCGCTGGCCGAGGACGCCGCAGGTCCTTCGCCTGATTTTGCCAGCGATGTCGCGCGACTCTTTCCGCGCTGA